A single Desulfovibrio piger DNA region contains:
- a CDS encoding STAS domain-containing protein, with protein sequence MEVIVTEQDGIAIVELAGRMDATTTPEFDNATRALLETGKQRLLIDMSRLEYISSAGLRGILGLVKALKACAGKLAFCSLQPMTAEVFRISGFNAMLTVRDSRQEALAALAG encoded by the coding sequence ATGGAAGTCATCGTAACGGAACAGGACGGTATCGCCATCGTGGAGCTCGCAGGCCGCATGGACGCCACGACGACACCGGAATTCGACAACGCGACCCGCGCCCTGCTGGAGACGGGGAAGCAGCGCCTGCTCATCGACATGTCCCGGCTGGAATACATCAGCTCTGCCGGCTTGCGGGGCATCCTGGGGCTGGTCAAGGCGCTCAAGGCCTGCGCCGGAAAGCTGGCCTTCTGCTCCCTGCAGCCCATGACGGCGGAAGTGTTCCGCATCTCCGGGTTCAACGCCATGCTGACCGTCCGTGACAGTCGGCAGGAAGCCCTGGCGGCCCTGGCCGGCTGA
- a CDS encoding ATP-binding protein, translating into MARIMLPARVDSCAPAMEFLREHLAADHAGILGFVELAVEELLVNVATYAYAGPCPQEGDRNAHWGQMELGFKRVSMDSAPFLCVWIRDWGTSFDPFMETATPDTSLAAEERPIGGLGVHLVKNVSAHHCYSGDDGTNTIELYFQLARDEN; encoded by the coding sequence GTGGCCAGAATCATGCTTCCCGCCCGTGTTGACAGCTGCGCGCCGGCCATGGAATTCCTGCGTGAACACCTGGCCGCCGACCATGCCGGGATCCTCGGTTTCGTGGAGCTGGCAGTGGAGGAACTGCTGGTCAATGTGGCCACCTACGCCTATGCCGGTCCCTGCCCGCAGGAAGGCGACAGGAACGCCCACTGGGGGCAGATGGAACTGGGCTTCAAGCGGGTGAGCATGGACAGCGCGCCCTTCCTCTGCGTCTGGATACGGGACTGGGGCACGTCCTTCGATCCTTTTATGGAGACCGCCACGCCGGATACGTCGCTGGCCGCAGAGGAGCGGCCCATCGGCGGCCTGGGCGTCCATCTGGTCAAGAACGTTTCCGCGCATCACTGCTACAGCGGTGATGACGGCACCAATACCATCGAACTGTATTTCCAGCTTGCCCGCGACGAAAACTGA
- a CDS encoding lytic transglycosylase domain-containing protein, giving the protein MKDSRCLRIPCLSCLLLCLLLTGGCGSRTSGHAAPPPEAALPPVPLRPGTGILSHEYQEQTVLPRMVRVASLPQKKAPGEARPAAAAVAAPRTMTVAAVSAADRGGRQSSAVAPVRHASFHPPSAPVIPDDIVPPAPEEWRRLAREAEEIFGLDAGLVLAVIQAESSFDHTAVSPVGAQGAMQIMPHTQEELGLIDPFDPRANVYAGSQYLMHQLQRFGSVELALAAYNAGPGSVEQYGGIPPFPETQEFVRRVLVYWNRNLPGDQPAHS; this is encoded by the coding sequence GTGAAGGATAGCCGCTGCCTTCGTATCCCCTGCCTTTCCTGCCTGCTGCTGTGCCTGCTGCTGACCGGCGGCTGCGGCTCCCGGACGTCCGGGCATGCGGCGCCTCCGCCGGAAGCGGCGCTGCCGCCGGTGCCCCTGCGGCCCGGCACGGGCATCCTTTCCCATGAATATCAGGAGCAGACGGTCCTGCCGCGTATGGTACGGGTCGCTTCCCTGCCGCAGAAAAAGGCCCCGGGCGAAGCCAGGCCGGCCGCAGCGGCCGTGGCAGCCCCCCGGACCATGACCGTGGCCGCCGTATCGGCGGCTGACCGTGGCGGCCGGCAGTCTTCCGCTGTCGCGCCGGTGCGGCACGCGTCTTTCCACCCGCCGTCCGCACCGGTGATCCCCGACGACATCGTGCCCCCCGCACCCGAGGAGTGGCGCCGTCTGGCCCGCGAGGCCGAGGAGATCTTCGGTCTTGACGCAGGGCTGGTCCTGGCAGTCATCCAGGCCGAATCCTCCTTCGATCATACCGCGGTCTCACCGGTGGGAGCCCAGGGGGCCATGCAGATCATGCCCCATACCCAGGAAGAGCTGGGCCTCATCGACCCCTTCGATCCCCGGGCCAATGTCTATGCCGGTTCCCAGTACCTGATGCACCAGTTGCAGCGTTTCGGCTCCGTGGAACTGGCTTTGGCCGCCTACAACGCCGGGCCCGGCAGTGTGGAGCAGTACGGCGGCATCCCCCCCTTTCCCGAGACGCAGGAATTCGTCCGGCGCGTCCTGGTCTATTGGAACCGGAACCTTCCCGGGGACCAGCCGGCGCATTCCTGA
- a CDS encoding bifunctional metallophosphatase/5'-nucleotidase: protein MPPLPQEQTLPLPVTALLCALLLLLTACGAANREPVAGGLELRILHVNDTHAFLAGTDAHMNACFEATDCRGGLARVSAAIRAARHEQDNIIALDAGDQFQGTLFYSVNKWPMIAAADALLPYDAMTLGNHEFDEGCRELARFLEVQPLPVLAANLAPQQGCPLAGSRIRPYLVQTIRGTRVGIIGLANDDVTALAAACPQTTFRDARTTLQHYVAELEAQGIRHIIAVTHLGLERDKELARSVNGVDVIVGGHSHTYLGPGSTEGPYPIVEHAPDGAPVLVVTAARATRYLGDLHITFDAAGIPAAWTGGPRELVPALPQEEAMTRLVANYAETLVRYRTEIVGRHNVKMPDGMEACRKGDCFSGLLTADAFLEYGRKQGARLALVNGGGIRAALPAGDISRGDLLALHPFDGQVHVREYSGEQIMAALEHAVSGPDGEGPQLLQVAGLTYTADTSRPAGQRLRDVHIVDGHGRRHALKPQARYGVVLSDFLASGGDGFGMLRQGRLLATSPLSVRELTSDYIRRHSPLAAPRGKRIILHRMHEQAQK from the coding sequence ATGCCCCCTCTGCCACAGGAACAAACGCTGCCCTTGCCGGTCACGGCTCTCCTTTGTGCCCTGTTGCTGCTCCTGACGGCCTGCGGCGCCGCAAACCGCGAACCTGTGGCTGGCGGCCTGGAGCTGCGCATCCTGCATGTGAATGACACCCACGCCTTCCTTGCGGGCACCGATGCGCATATGAATGCCTGCTTCGAGGCCACAGACTGCCGCGGCGGCCTGGCACGCGTCAGTGCGGCCATCCGGGCAGCACGGCACGAGCAGGACAACATCATCGCCCTGGATGCGGGCGACCAGTTCCAGGGGACCCTGTTCTACAGCGTCAACAAGTGGCCCATGATCGCCGCTGCGGACGCGCTGCTGCCCTATGACGCCATGACCCTGGGCAATCATGAATTCGACGAGGGATGCCGTGAGCTGGCCCGCTTTCTCGAAGTCCAGCCCCTGCCCGTACTGGCCGCCAATCTGGCGCCGCAGCAGGGCTGCCCCCTGGCCGGGAGCCGCATACGCCCCTATCTTGTCCAGACGATACGCGGGACCAGAGTAGGCATCATCGGGCTGGCCAATGATGACGTCACCGCACTGGCGGCAGCCTGCCCCCAGACCACCTTCCGGGATGCCCGGACAACGCTGCAACACTATGTCGCCGAACTGGAGGCGCAGGGCATCCGGCACATCATCGCCGTGACTCATCTGGGGCTGGAACGGGACAAAGAGCTGGCCCGCAGTGTCAACGGGGTGGATGTCATCGTGGGTGGCCACAGCCATACCTATCTCGGCCCCGGCTCCACGGAGGGGCCCTACCCCATCGTGGAACACGCGCCGGACGGTGCTCCTGTCCTCGTGGTGACGGCCGCCCGCGCGACCCGCTATCTGGGGGATCTGCACATCACCTTTGATGCGGCGGGCATCCCTGCGGCCTGGACAGGCGGCCCCCGGGAGCTCGTCCCCGCCCTGCCGCAGGAGGAAGCCATGACCCGTCTGGTGGCGAACTATGCGGAGACGCTGGTGCGCTACCGCACGGAGATCGTGGGCCGCCACAACGTCAAGATGCCGGACGGCATGGAGGCCTGCCGCAAGGGCGACTGCTTCAGCGGCCTGCTGACGGCGGACGCCTTTCTGGAATACGGAAGGAAACAGGGCGCCCGCCTGGCCCTGGTGAACGGCGGCGGCATCCGGGCCGCCCTGCCCGCGGGCGACATCTCCCGCGGAGATCTGCTGGCCCTGCATCCCTTTGACGGTCAGGTGCATGTCCGGGAATATTCCGGCGAACAGATCATGGCCGCCCTGGAACACGCCGTGTCCGGGCCCGACGGGGAAGGACCGCAGCTGTTGCAGGTGGCGGGCCTGACCTATACGGCGGACACCAGCCGTCCCGCGGGCCAGCGCCTGCGGGACGTCCATATCGTGGACGGGCATGGCCGGCGGCACGCGCTGAAGCCCCAGGCCCGCTATGGCGTGGTTCTGAGCGATTTCCTGGCCTCGGGTGGTGACGGCTTCGGGATGCTGCGGCAAGGCCGCCTGCTGGCCACCAGTCCCCTGTCTGTGAGGGAACTGACGAGCGACTACATCCGGCGCCATTCCCCTCTGGCGGCACCGCGCGGCAAACGCATCATCCTTCACCGGATGCACGAACAGGCCCAGAAGTAA
- the dmpI gene encoding 4-oxalocrotonate tautomerase DmpI has translation MPVITLEAASLNKEQKKQLVKEFTESAARIMNMPKDSFYVFLKENALDNVGVGGILLSGKKHS, from the coding sequence ATGCCCGTCATCACCCTTGAAGCTGCTTCCTTGAATAAGGAGCAGAAGAAACAATTGGTCAAAGAGTTCACGGAATCTGCGGCACGAATCATGAACATGCCCAAAGATTCCTTCTATGTTTTTCTTAAAGAAAATGCCCTGGACAATGTTGGCGTCGGCGGCATCCTTCTGTCCGGGAAAAAACATTCCTGA
- a CDS encoding putative quinol monooxygenase, whose amino-acid sequence MKLRSFIRFAALAILALCLTAEQVRAGEPASIRMAHLQIKQDQLPAFTASVKEEMEAALRVEPGVIAIYAAADTNNPAQMVFFEMYADENAYQIHRDTPHFQKYFRTTKDMLTGRVLLELVPVELRDRYNTPADYADATKDAQVSSIRIAHLQIREDHLFAFLDAVKEEMEAALRVEPGVIAIYAAADTNDPTKMTFFEMYVDDAAYQAHRDTPHFQKYFHITRDMITDRILLEAVPVELRDKRNTPSGR is encoded by the coding sequence ATGAAGCTGCGCTCCTTCATCCGCTTCGCAGCCCTGGCAATCCTTGCCCTCTGCCTTACCGCAGAACAGGTCCGTGCCGGGGAGCCGGCATCCATCCGTATGGCGCACCTGCAGATCAAGCAGGATCAGCTCCCCGCCTTCACGGCATCCGTCAAAGAAGAAATGGAGGCAGCACTGCGTGTGGAGCCAGGTGTTATCGCCATTTATGCCGCTGCCGATACGAACAATCCGGCCCAGATGGTCTTCTTTGAAATGTACGCAGATGAAAACGCCTATCAGATCCACCGCGATACGCCCCACTTCCAGAAATATTTCCGCACCACCAAAGACATGCTCACCGGTCGTGTGCTTCTGGAACTCGTGCCCGTCGAGCTTCGGGACAGGTACAATACCCCCGCCGACTACGCCGACGCCACGAAGGATGCGCAGGTGTCTTCCATCCGCATCGCGCACCTGCAGATCAGAGAAGACCATCTTTTTGCCTTCCTGGACGCCGTGAAGGAAGAAATGGAAGCCGCGCTGCGCGTGGAGCCCGGCGTCATCGCCATTTATGCCGCAGCCGATACGAATGACCCGACGAAGATGACGTTCTTTGAAATGTATGTTGATGATGCGGCCTATCAGGCCCATCGCGACACCCCTCATTTTCAGAAGTATTTCCACATCACCAGGGACATGATCACTGACCGCATTCTTCTGGAAGCCGTGCCTGTCGAACTCAGAGACAAGCGCAATACACCGTCAGGCAGGTAA
- a CDS encoding aldo/keto reductase, with translation MMKHRSLGSRALEVSAIGYGCMGLTQSYPPYLPAQESIALIRNAVDKGVTFFDTAEAYGPFSNESLLGEALRPCRQQVVIATKFGFDFDHGRNDAHNRPVTLSSRPAHIRKALEGSLKRLHTDYIDLYYQHRVDPDTPIEEVAGTMADLIKEGKIRGWGLSEACAQTVRRAHAVCPLTAVQSEYSMWYREPEKELLPVLEELGIGFVPFSPLGKGMLAGRFNKDSTFSSDDFRSTIPRFSSQNLKHNVAIAELVQEIAASKLTSPARIALAWLLAQKSWIVPIPGTKTIKRLEDNLGAVDISFSQTELDKIRHRLDQITIIGARYPKEQEMLTGR, from the coding sequence ATGATGAAACACAGATCACTGGGCAGCCGTGCTTTGGAAGTGTCAGCCATCGGCTACGGATGCATGGGACTGACGCAAAGCTATCCGCCGTATCTTCCCGCACAGGAATCCATTGCCCTTATCAGGAATGCCGTGGACAAGGGCGTCACCTTCTTCGACACGGCGGAAGCCTACGGACCTTTCAGCAATGAATCCCTGCTTGGAGAAGCCCTGCGCCCCTGCAGGCAGCAGGTAGTTATCGCCACCAAATTCGGCTTTGACTTCGATCATGGCCGCAATGACGCCCACAACAGACCCGTGACGCTTTCCAGTCGTCCCGCGCATATCCGAAAGGCCCTGGAAGGCTCACTCAAAAGGCTGCATACGGATTACATCGATCTTTATTACCAGCATCGGGTCGACCCGGACACGCCCATTGAAGAAGTCGCCGGTACTATGGCCGATCTCATCAAGGAAGGAAAAATACGAGGCTGGGGCCTTTCGGAAGCCTGTGCCCAAACAGTGCGACGTGCTCATGCCGTCTGTCCGCTAACCGCCGTACAGAGCGAATACTCCATGTGGTATCGGGAACCGGAGAAAGAGCTCCTGCCCGTACTGGAAGAACTGGGTATCGGCTTTGTGCCGTTCAGCCCTCTGGGAAAAGGAATGCTTGCCGGACGATTCAACAAAGATTCGACATTCAGTTCCGATGATTTTCGCAGTACCATCCCGCGGTTCAGCTCTCAAAATCTCAAACATAATGTGGCCATAGCGGAACTTGTGCAAGAAATAGCGGCAAGCAAGCTTACTTCGCCAGCCCGTATCGCATTAGCCTGGCTGCTGGCACAAAAATCATGGATTGTTCCTATTCCCGGCACAAAAACCATCAAGCGCCTTGAGGATAATCTTGGCGCTGTCGATATCTCCTTCTCCCAGACCGAATTGGATAAGATCCGTCATCGCCTGGATCAAATCACCATCATCGGTGCACGCTATCCCAAAGAACAAGAGATGCTGACAGGACGTTAA
- a CDS encoding helix-turn-helix domain-containing protein — protein sequence MECSKSFEEKFARICQVTHTDKDAALAKILGIKAPSVAAAKKRQQIPTGWVEKIALQYGVSADWIFFGRGPMTIIEAEGVPPDEASRPQPSHIAPRIDQLERELELERGERRELAAENRRLYQEKEVLLREKADVLRENGLLREKIARLEGELGRGPSLFDEHHNTRPSEDGPLRPRG from the coding sequence ATGGAATGTTCGAAATCATTTGAGGAAAAATTCGCACGGATATGCCAGGTCACCCACACGGATAAGGACGCCGCATTAGCTAAAATCTTGGGCATCAAGGCACCGTCCGTGGCGGCGGCCAAAAAGAGGCAGCAAATCCCTACGGGATGGGTCGAAAAAATCGCGCTCCAATATGGCGTCTCCGCTGATTGGATCTTCTTTGGGCGCGGCCCCATGACGATCATAGAGGCCGAGGGGGTGCCCCCCGATGAGGCCAGCAGGCCACAACCCAGCCATATAGCCCCACGCATCGATCAGCTTGAGCGTGAGCTGGAGTTAGAGAGAGGCGAGCGTAGGGAGCTAGCGGCAGAGAACCGCAGGCTCTATCAGGAAAAGGAGGTCCTTTTACGGGAGAAGGCAGACGTGCTGCGAGAAAATGGTCTGCTGCGAGAAAAGATCGCGCGCCTGGAAGGGGAACTCGGCAGAGGCCCTTCTCTTTTTGACGAGCATCACAATACCCGCCCCAGTGAAGATGGCCCCCTCCGTCCCAGGGGGTAA
- a CDS encoding helix-turn-helix domain-containing protein: protein MSKLAPYGRKRADSKREIQRILDNKGVNFVDVAEAAGVTRQTVSATMNGYRHSPRVLDALRSFGVPERLLFDPRRTASVA from the coding sequence ATGAGCAAGCTGGCACCCTACGGGCGGAAGCGGGCCGACTCCAAAAGAGAAATACAACGCATTCTCGATAATAAGGGGGTCAATTTCGTGGATGTTGCCGAGGCCGCTGGTGTCACCCGGCAAACGGTCTCCGCAACAATGAATGGTTATCGGCATAGTCCGAGAGTTCTGGATGCCCTTCGTTCTTTTGGTGTGCCTGAACGGCTGTTGTTCGATCCTCGGCGGACCGCAAGCGTAGCCTAG
- a CDS encoding Mu transposase C-terminal domain-containing protein: protein MALKEAYSALELAKFLSLTDRAVLFRASRENWQFRKRAGRGGGKEWLVASMPEETRLAIRTAEEKHAAAVCSERRPVLPMTTTTAIMDDSRRYKALAKADLVRQYLAWQRKFGATRAQKDAFVTAYKAGAWPKLLEEVGPVSWQTLERWKLEQERAGSVLALADKRGVAHRGRTALTERHQMVILGHILNPNAPNISQCVREVQKKFMAEGLYIPSEPTIRRFVTRYTSECFDEWTLFREGKKAWNDKCAISLLRDWSLVGVGDVVIADGHTLNFETLNPETGKAKRMTLVLFYDGASNHPLGWEIMPTENTASISAAFRRTCIMLGKFPRVVYLDNGRAFRAKFFKGCPDFEQAGFLGLYRDLGCEVIHAWPYHGQSKPIERFFGTMHELEVWMPSYTGNDIAHKPARMKRGEELHRRLYDKLGGRPLTLEETHAQVARWFAEYENRPQLRTHLHGKTPAQVFQDGRGEGLSPQDEQRLTLLMMQKEVRTITKDGFRLNGRLFWHERLASRRHPVLVRYDEHFSPDSVLVYTLDGDFICRALDRERHGIAYGLHPAAAILGTPEQEAELRAALELKKRQEKSSAATMRSLLQDVVLPETRARMTALTAETPRVATPRVIPLPKAPVVTPEAEAALAAAKEAARKAMDAAPDYTPSDLKRWKDSQERYAYLFSTRYERGVELVPADAAWMEGYEATPEYERYLKRRYDALRDMYTRQRGQAVQSA, encoded by the coding sequence ATGGCGCTCAAGGAAGCATATAGCGCGCTTGAATTAGCTAAATTCTTGTCTCTGACAGATAGGGCCGTATTGTTTCGTGCCAGCCGTGAAAACTGGCAATTTCGCAAGCGTGCCGGTCGTGGCGGTGGCAAGGAGTGGCTTGTTGCTTCCATGCCGGAAGAAACGCGGCTGGCCATACGCACGGCAGAGGAAAAGCACGCCGCCGCTGTATGCTCCGAACGCCGCCCTGTCCTTCCTATGACCACGACCACGGCCATCATGGACGATAGCCGTCGTTACAAGGCTCTGGCCAAGGCGGACCTCGTCCGCCAGTACCTCGCCTGGCAGCGCAAGTTCGGTGCCACCAGAGCACAAAAGGATGCCTTCGTCACCGCCTACAAGGCGGGGGCATGGCCCAAGCTCCTTGAGGAAGTCGGGCCGGTGTCATGGCAGACGCTGGAACGGTGGAAGCTGGAGCAGGAACGTGCAGGCAGTGTGCTGGCTCTGGCGGACAAGCGCGGCGTCGCCCACCGTGGGCGCACCGCGCTGACCGAGCGCCACCAGATGGTCATTCTCGGCCATATCCTCAACCCCAACGCGCCCAATATCAGCCAGTGTGTCCGGGAAGTACAAAAGAAGTTTATGGCCGAGGGCCTGTACATCCCCTCCGAGCCGACGATCCGCCGTTTCGTGACCCGGTACACGTCGGAGTGCTTCGACGAGTGGACGCTGTTCCGGGAAGGGAAAAAGGCATGGAACGACAAGTGCGCCATCTCCCTGCTGCGCGACTGGAGCCTTGTCGGTGTGGGGGATGTCGTCATCGCCGACGGCCATACGCTCAATTTCGAGACGCTGAACCCTGAAACGGGGAAGGCCAAACGCATGACCCTCGTGTTGTTCTACGACGGTGCCAGCAATCATCCGCTGGGCTGGGAGATCATGCCCACGGAAAACACGGCCAGCATTTCCGCCGCGTTCCGTCGGACCTGCATCATGCTGGGGAAGTTCCCCCGCGTCGTCTATCTGGACAACGGACGGGCCTTCCGCGCCAAGTTTTTCAAGGGCTGTCCTGACTTTGAACAGGCGGGTTTCCTTGGCCTGTACCGCGACCTCGGTTGCGAGGTCATCCATGCGTGGCCGTATCACGGCCAGTCCAAGCCCATTGAACGCTTTTTCGGCACCATGCACGAACTGGAAGTGTGGATGCCTTCGTACACGGGCAACGATATTGCCCACAAGCCCGCACGCATGAAGCGCGGGGAGGAGCTGCACCGTCGCCTGTATGACAAGCTCGGCGGCCGTCCCCTGACGCTGGAAGAGACCCATGCGCAGGTCGCCCGCTGGTTCGCCGAGTACGAGAACAGGCCGCAGCTCCGTACCCACCTGCATGGCAAGACGCCCGCGCAGGTCTTTCAGGACGGACGCGGTGAGGGACTTTCCCCCCAGGACGAGCAGCGACTGACCCTGCTTATGATGCAGAAAGAGGTCCGCACCATCACGAAGGACGGTTTCCGGCTCAATGGCCGCCTGTTCTGGCATGAACGGCTGGCGTCCCGGCGTCACCCGGTACTCGTGCGGTATGACGAGCATTTCAGCCCGGATTCCGTCCTTGTCTACACGCTGGACGGGGATTTCATCTGCCGGGCACTGGACCGGGAACGCCACGGCATCGCGTATGGCCTGCACCCGGCCGCCGCCATCCTCGGCACCCCGGAACAGGAAGCCGAGCTGCGCGCCGCTCTGGAACTCAAGAAGCGGCAGGAAAAGAGCAGCGCGGCGACCATGCGCAGCCTGTTGCAGGACGTCGTTCTGCCGGAAACGCGGGCACGCATGACTGCCCTCACGGCGGAGACGCCGCGTGTGGCCACACCGCGTGTCATCCCCCTGCCGAAGGCCCCGGTGGTCACGCCGGAAGCGGAAGCAGCTCTTGCGGCTGCCAAAGAAGCCGCCCGCAAGGCGATGGACGCCGCTCCGGACTACACGCCATCCGACCTCAAGCGATGGAAGGACTCGCAGGAACGCTACGCCTACCTGTTCTCGACCCGATATGAGCGGGGCGTGGAGCTGGTGCCAGCCGATGCCGCATGGATGGAAGGCTATGAAGCCACCCCTGAATATGAACGCTACCTGAAGCGGCGCTACGACGCGCTGCGTGACATGTACACACGCCAGCGCGGGCAGGCCGTTCAGTCAGCCTAG
- a CDS encoding AAA family ATPase — protein MREVIIETDAMIRFDSAVDEVAGADRMLSGFVLAYGQAGRGKSVAADRYHYQRGGAYVRVWQGWSQTAFLQRLLFEVRGKNMDMPRHTGNRCKELVVQLLEAEPKPIFIDEADRLRIDRIEDLRDIHEMTGAPVVLIGEEGIFGLLHERRRIWSRIAYEVEFGPVSPAEIALYAQQAAGLDLPLSLSTEIAQKTEGDFRLVRNMCLLLERSAKASGSFAVDQKMLDTAFSARSWRRK, from the coding sequence ATGCGCGAAGTTATCATCGAGACCGACGCCATGATCCGCTTTGACAGCGCGGTGGACGAGGTGGCCGGTGCGGACAGGATGCTGTCCGGGTTTGTCCTTGCCTACGGGCAGGCCGGACGCGGCAAGAGCGTTGCGGCCGACCGCTATCACTACCAGCGGGGCGGGGCCTACGTCCGCGTCTGGCAGGGCTGGAGCCAGACCGCTTTTCTGCAGCGCCTGTTGTTTGAGGTGCGCGGCAAGAATATGGACATGCCCCGGCATACGGGCAACCGCTGCAAGGAGCTTGTGGTGCAGCTTCTGGAGGCCGAACCCAAGCCCATCTTTATCGACGAGGCCGACCGCCTGCGCATCGACCGTATCGAAGACCTGCGGGACATCCACGAGATGACGGGTGCGCCCGTTGTCCTCATCGGGGAGGAAGGGATTTTTGGCCTGCTCCATGAACGCCGCCGTATCTGGTCGCGCATCGCCTATGAGGTGGAGTTCGGCCCGGTCAGCCCTGCGGAAATCGCCTTGTACGCCCAGCAGGCCGCAGGTCTGGACCTTCCGTTGAGCCTGTCCACGGAGATCGCCCAGAAGACGGAAGGCGACTTCCGGCTGGTACGCAACATGTGTCTCTTGCTGGAGCGTTCCGCCAAGGCCTCCGGGAGCTTTGCCGTGGACCAGAAGATGCTGGACACGGCCTTTTCCGCCCGTTCGTGGCGGCGCAAGTAG
- a CDS encoding host-nuclease inhibitor Gam family protein — protein sequence MARIKPDPYIIADRAQCEGALAEMAALDRKLSTIENDMREAVDTAKSKASQLAGPLQARRKELSDAVAVFAKLNRQDLFAKSKSLDMGFGVIGFRASTKIVQMRGVTAEMTLDRLHQYHLTEGIRVKEEINRDAAMGWPDERLELVGLKRQQSDTFFIEISKEDVPDNG from the coding sequence ATGGCCCGCATCAAGCCCGACCCCTACATCATAGCGGACCGTGCGCAGTGCGAAGGGGCGCTGGCGGAAATGGCCGCACTGGATCGCAAGCTCTCCACCATCGAAAACGACATGCGGGAAGCTGTCGATACGGCCAAGTCCAAAGCCAGCCAGCTTGCCGGACCGCTGCAGGCCCGGCGTAAGGAACTCTCGGACGCCGTGGCGGTCTTTGCCAAGCTGAACCGGCAGGACCTGTTCGCGAAAAGCAAAAGTCTGGACATGGGCTTCGGGGTCATCGGCTTCCGGGCCAGCACGAAGATCGTCCAGATGCGCGGTGTGACGGCTGAAATGACGCTGGACCGCCTGCACCAGTACCATCTGACCGAGGGTATCCGCGTTAAGGAGGAAATCAACAGGGACGCAGCTATGGGCTGGCCAGATGAACGTCTGGAGCTGGTCGGTCTGAAGCGGCAACAAAGCGATACGTTCTTCATTGAAATCAGCAAGGAGGACGTGCCCGACAACGGGTAG
- a CDS encoding HU family DNA-binding protein: protein MTKYEFLKAVADSLRAAHPDRDVSTVMVEATLAAMGDVAAAELLGGGEVPLLGLGKLKVRTTAARQGRNPRTGEPVSIPAGRRAVFVPGSALKEALKE, encoded by the coding sequence ATGACGAAGTATGAATTTCTCAAAGCCGTGGCAGACTCCCTGCGTGCGGCCCATCCCGACAGGGACGTGTCCACCGTCATGGTGGAGGCCACGCTGGCGGCGATGGGCGATGTGGCCGCCGCAGAGTTGCTGGGCGGCGGTGAAGTCCCGCTGCTAGGGCTGGGCAAGCTGAAGGTGCGCACCACGGCGGCGCGTCAGGGGCGGAATCCGCGTACCGGTGAACCGGTGTCCATCCCGGCCGGGCGGCGGGCCGTGTTTGTGCCCGGATCGGCGCTGAAAGAGGCCCTGAAGGAATAG
- the nrdD gene encoding anaerobic ribonucleoside-triphosphate reductase translates to MQEGIVDQRLPHSERDGKIFIGEGVGFERVRRITGYLVGTLDRFNNAKRAEEADRVKHG, encoded by the coding sequence ATGCAGGAAGGCATTGTGGATCAACGTCTCCCCCATTCGGAACGGGATGGAAAGATTTTCATAGGTGAGGGCGTCGGCTTTGAGCGGGTGCGCCGGATTACAGGGTACCTGGTCGGAACTTTGGACCGCTTCAACAATGCCAAACGGGCGGAAGAAGCCGACCGGGTAAAGCACGGGTGA
- a CDS encoding phage protein GemA/Gp16 family protein — MDKHTMRLGLYRKVEIARKQLPNMDEEAFRALLRSEFGVESRKDMTIHQLSRLVQLFAESHGVTYTAPARSHNRRVTAHGRPDWIEITDSMPFASEKRQILAIWRKLGYSMTSLNTRCKRAFGVELFVWMQNGEQISTLLSDLQRREKAFEKRQKAEGGGGE, encoded by the coding sequence GTGGATAAGCACACAATGCGCCTGGGCCTGTACCGCAAGGTCGAGATTGCCCGCAAACAGCTCCCTAACATGGACGAGGAGGCCTTCCGCGCTCTGCTGCGGTCCGAGTTCGGGGTGGAAAGCCGCAAGGACATGACCATCCACCAGCTGTCCCGGCTGGTGCAACTTTTTGCCGAAAGCCACGGGGTGACCTATACCGCGCCCGCCAGGAGCCATAACCGCCGCGTGACGGCACATGGCAGGCCGGACTGGATCGAGATCACGGATTCCATGCCCTTTGCCTCCGAGAAACGGCAAATCCTGGCTATCTGGCGCAAGCTGGGCTATTCCATGACCAGTCTGAACACTCGCTGTAAGCGGGCCTTTGGTGTGGAGCTGTTCGTCTGGATGCAGAACGGGGAACAGATTTCCACCCTGTTGTCTGACCTGCAGCGCAGGGAAAAGGCTTTCGAGAAAAGGCAAAAAGCCGAAGGCGGGGGCGGTGAATAG